In Bosea vestrisii, the following are encoded in one genomic region:
- a CDS encoding EAL domain-containing protein: MTLYRPHLIAFGLLALAWLVGLPTALADLISDKRFLWPKRPASESIALVEIDAPSLVRIGVWPWPRHHHAKLIEQLDAAGATEIFFDIDFSARSHPVDDAAFAQALAKAGGSIVLATFQQRAGDLSRGVTLHVNRPLPEFAAHSWPAVVNVLPERDGLVRRYGLGARIGGEFLPSFGALLVARHDEQGPSFHIDFSIRTDTIPAVSYTAVLDREPQALAQLKGRKVIVAGTAVELGDRFNIPNGRVIPGSMLQLLAAESLLQGRDLQPTGLPLSVVGILAILGGMVVLCRRASAKTRVAIVLWTAASLEVGALIIQAQWPIIVDTSIWHLLLSAYLIAIALHEIDLRGLLRGIAERRFQRIAMSLGDGLACLDDQGRIVFWNPGASRIFGYPEADAIGRPFTACLADPGDLAPAQLARLRDAAATEAAVDHILDLVGLRRSGERFALEASVSSWQGADGLQFGIVLRDITVKQRERERIRYLAEHDDLTGLLNRHAFGQRLSAEWDKSETPALAVLLIGIDRFHHYSDIHGREFGDQVLVAFAERLRALVPLNTEIARFADDEFALIVPKEFAAAVADDVARDFGAAALVFGEWRQRVAVRIGYALAEPGWSADHLIGNAHLALEAAKTTHDEGPVSFTASMRDRIASRLTLEAELRLAFERSEFELFYQPQLQLSDQSVIGAEALIRWRHPGRGMIPPGQFIPVLNNSPLSDAVANWVLATACRQSRQWQKAGTPIRVGVNLSPSQLQGSDLQDTIAALLEETGLAPELLELEVTEDILIEDAENAQRTFREIRARGVKIAFDDFGTGYGSLSYLKTFPLDTLKVDQTFVRHLLNDSGDAAIVRATIDLGRSLGLSVIAEGIEDGETANCLKGMGCDEGQGYYFGRPLPAAEFEQQFLARRHVA; encoded by the coding sequence GTGACTTTGTATCGGCCCCACCTCATTGCATTCGGGTTGCTTGCACTAGCCTGGCTGGTTGGCTTGCCGACGGCTCTCGCAGATCTCATCAGCGACAAGCGCTTTCTCTGGCCAAAGCGCCCGGCCAGCGAAAGCATCGCGTTGGTCGAGATCGATGCGCCTTCGTTGGTGCGGATCGGTGTATGGCCATGGCCGCGCCACCATCATGCCAAGCTGATCGAGCAACTTGATGCAGCCGGCGCGACCGAGATCTTTTTCGACATCGACTTTAGCGCCCGCTCCCATCCGGTGGATGACGCGGCATTTGCGCAGGCGTTGGCGAAAGCGGGCGGCTCCATCGTGCTGGCGACCTTTCAACAGCGAGCCGGCGACCTCAGCCGCGGGGTGACATTGCATGTGAACCGGCCCTTGCCGGAATTCGCCGCTCACAGCTGGCCGGCCGTGGTCAATGTCCTGCCCGAGAGGGATGGGCTGGTTCGTCGCTATGGCCTTGGCGCACGCATTGGTGGGGAGTTCCTGCCCTCGTTCGGCGCCTTGCTGGTCGCTCGACATGACGAGCAGGGTCCATCGTTCCACATCGATTTCAGTATCAGAACCGATACGATTCCGGCTGTATCCTACACTGCGGTGCTCGATCGCGAGCCACAGGCGCTGGCACAGCTCAAGGGACGCAAGGTCATCGTCGCTGGAACGGCCGTCGAGTTGGGCGACCGTTTCAACATCCCCAACGGCCGCGTCATCCCGGGCTCCATGCTGCAATTGCTGGCCGCTGAGTCGCTGCTACAGGGCCGCGACCTGCAACCCACCGGCCTGCCGCTTTCGGTCGTCGGAATTCTCGCCATTCTTGGGGGAATGGTTGTGCTGTGCCGGCGAGCCAGCGCAAAAACACGTGTCGCGATCGTGCTGTGGACGGCGGCCTCACTGGAGGTCGGCGCGCTCATCATCCAGGCGCAGTGGCCGATCATTGTGGACACAAGCATCTGGCACCTCCTACTCAGTGCCTATCTGATCGCCATCGCACTTCATGAGATCGACTTGCGTGGGCTGCTGCGCGGAATCGCCGAGCGGCGCTTCCAACGGATTGCGATGTCCCTTGGCGATGGGCTCGCTTGCCTCGATGATCAGGGGCGCATCGTCTTCTGGAATCCGGGCGCATCAAGAATTTTTGGCTATCCGGAGGCTGATGCGATTGGCAGGCCTTTCACCGCCTGCTTGGCCGATCCTGGCGATCTAGCACCGGCACAGCTTGCCCGCCTGCGGGATGCCGCGGCGACGGAGGCTGCTGTCGATCACATTCTGGACCTCGTCGGCCTCAGGCGTAGCGGCGAGCGCTTCGCCTTGGAGGCAAGCGTCTCTAGCTGGCAAGGCGCCGACGGCCTGCAATTCGGCATCGTCCTGCGCGACATCACCGTCAAGCAGCGCGAGCGCGAGCGGATTCGATACCTGGCCGAGCACGACGACCTGACAGGGTTGCTTAATCGACACGCATTCGGTCAGCGTCTCTCTGCGGAGTGGGACAAAAGCGAGACTCCCGCATTGGCGGTGCTGCTGATTGGCATCGACCGATTTCACCATTACAGCGACATCCACGGTCGTGAATTCGGCGACCAGGTCCTCGTCGCTTTCGCCGAGAGGCTGCGCGCGTTGGTGCCTCTGAACACCGAAATTGCACGCTTTGCTGATGACGAATTTGCCCTGATCGTACCGAAGGAATTCGCTGCGGCAGTGGCGGATGACGTCGCGCGTGATTTCGGGGCCGCGGCGCTCGTCTTCGGCGAATGGCGCCAGCGTGTGGCGGTGCGCATCGGCTACGCCCTCGCTGAACCGGGCTGGAGCGCGGATCATCTGATTGGCAACGCCCATCTTGCGCTGGAAGCGGCAAAAACGACCCACGACGAGGGGCCGGTCAGCTTCACAGCTTCCATGCGGGACAGGATCGCCTCACGACTGACGCTCGAAGCCGAGCTTCGCCTCGCCTTCGAGAGAAGTGAGTTCGAGCTGTTCTATCAACCGCAATTGCAGCTGTCGGATCAGAGCGTGATCGGGGCTGAGGCCTTGATCCGCTGGCGCCATCCCGGGCGGGGCATGATACCGCCAGGGCAATTCATCCCGGTTCTCAACAACTCTCCCCTGTCAGATGCGGTTGCGAATTGGGTTTTGGCCACGGCCTGCCGACAGTCCCGGCAATGGCAGAAGGCGGGCACGCCGATCCGTGTCGGCGTGAACCTGTCGCCCTCGCAGCTGCAAGGCAGCGATTTGCAGGACACAATCGCTGCGCTGCTCGAAGAAACCGGGCTCGCCCCGGAATTGCTCGAACTGGAAGTAACGGAAGACATTCTGATCGAGGATGCCGAAAACGCCCAGAGGACGTTCCGGGAGATCCGGGCGCGCGGCGTCAAGATCGCCTTCGACGATTTCGGAACCGGCTATGGCAGCCTGAGCTACCTCAAGACGTTCCCGCTCGACACGCTGAAGGTCGACCAGACCTTCGTGCGCCACCTGCTGAATGACAGCGGCGATGCCGCCATTGTCCGCGCGACGATCGACCTCGGCCGTTCGCTCGGCCTGTCGGTCATCGCTGAAGGTATCGAGGATGGCGAAACCGCCAATTGCCTCAAGGGCATGGGATGCGACGAAGGGCAGGGCTACTATTTCGGCCGGCCACTTCCAGCAGCAGAATTCGAACAGCAGTTTCTGGCGCGCCGGCACGTCGCCTAG
- a CDS encoding AI-2E family transporter, whose protein sequence is MPAIDPPSVMPNPATKSSTDRVASVAIGAFIIAALYFGREVFVPVALAILFSFVLAPLVKGLQKLRIPRALAVFTVVLIAFATLATLTMAMVGQATQLAGQLPTYQSTMRAKIAALKGSEAGSGVLSRAADILQDLSKELDRPEAEFPPSSEVAGRSREGRPIPVEVHQPEPGAIETLQAFLSPLLHPLTTTGIVLIFVVFILLKREDLRNRFIRLTGTYDLQKTTAAFDDAARRLSRLFLTQLIVNAGFGVVIGCGLWVIGVPSSLLWGILAAILRFIPYLGAVLSAVFPMVIAASVDPGWMMLALTAGLFLITEPLVGHVIEPLAYGRSTGLSPVAIVVAATFWTWLWGPIGLVLATPLTVCLVVLGRHVERLEFLDVMLGDRPPLSAPEIFYQRILAGDPAEAADKAEEVLKERSLSAYYDEVALEGLRLAAADEARGVLDAARRNQILVTVREVVEDLSDHDDTRPALNVATADAETEAAVEQTDESEGTSDLPVLAAAELGETFTGRDRVVCIGARSQLDEAAALMLSQILEKHGLAAEALPPNTLLTSGMVQLAERDPALICLCYIGPQSAAHMKYALRRLRRHMPLAILVLGQLSQVSDPKTDDKGPSLADAVETSLRGICRVCLKFAAKGAPT, encoded by the coding sequence ATGCCCGCGATCGATCCTCCCTCCGTCATGCCAAATCCAGCAACGAAGTCGTCAACTGATAGGGTTGCCAGTGTCGCTATCGGCGCTTTCATCATTGCCGCGCTGTATTTCGGACGCGAGGTTTTCGTGCCGGTAGCGCTTGCCATCCTGTTCAGTTTCGTTCTGGCACCGCTGGTCAAAGGGTTGCAAAAGCTACGTATTCCGCGAGCTCTGGCGGTTTTCACGGTTGTCCTGATCGCCTTCGCGACCTTGGCTACCTTGACGATGGCTATGGTTGGCCAAGCGACCCAATTAGCTGGTCAGCTGCCGACATATCAAAGCACGATGCGCGCAAAGATCGCCGCGTTGAAGGGCTCTGAAGCGGGAAGCGGAGTCCTGAGCCGGGCAGCGGATATTCTGCAAGACCTGAGCAAGGAACTTGACCGCCCCGAGGCAGAATTTCCTCCTTCGAGTGAGGTAGCCGGCCGTTCTCGAGAGGGGCGTCCAATTCCGGTCGAAGTTCACCAGCCCGAGCCGGGCGCAATCGAAACTCTGCAGGCATTTTTGTCGCCGCTACTTCACCCTCTGACCACCACGGGCATCGTTCTGATCTTCGTGGTCTTCATCCTTCTGAAGCGCGAGGATCTTCGAAATCGGTTCATCCGGTTGACAGGTACCTACGACCTGCAGAAGACCACGGCCGCGTTCGATGATGCCGCCAGGCGCTTGAGCCGACTGTTTCTCACCCAACTCATTGTCAACGCAGGGTTTGGAGTGGTGATCGGTTGCGGCCTTTGGGTCATCGGCGTTCCCAGTTCGCTGCTATGGGGCATTCTGGCGGCGATCCTGCGCTTCATACCTTATCTCGGGGCGGTGCTTTCCGCCGTCTTCCCGATGGTGATCGCTGCATCGGTCGATCCTGGGTGGATGATGCTCGCGCTGACAGCCGGATTGTTCCTAATTACAGAACCGCTTGTGGGGCATGTCATCGAACCGTTGGCCTATGGCCGCTCTACCGGACTATCGCCTGTCGCCATCGTGGTCGCAGCGACATTCTGGACCTGGTTATGGGGGCCCATCGGCCTCGTTCTGGCCACGCCATTGACCGTTTGCCTTGTGGTACTAGGCCGACATGTCGAAAGACTGGAATTTCTAGACGTCATGCTCGGGGATCGGCCTCCGCTGTCGGCCCCGGAGATCTTCTATCAACGCATCCTTGCTGGTGATCCGGCGGAAGCAGCCGACAAGGCTGAGGAGGTGCTGAAGGAGCGCTCGCTCTCCGCTTATTACGACGAGGTCGCGCTCGAGGGGTTGCGGCTCGCTGCAGCCGATGAGGCGCGTGGCGTTCTCGATGCCGCTCGTCGAAATCAGATTCTTGTGACAGTGCGGGAGGTCGTTGAGGACCTGTCCGACCATGACGACACCCGACCGGCACTCAACGTTGCCACAGCAGATGCGGAGACAGAGGCCGCCGTTGAACAGACAGATGAGAGTGAAGGCACTTCCGATCTGCCGGTTCTCGCCGCGGCGGAACTCGGCGAGACGTTCACGGGCCGAGATCGCGTTGTCTGTATCGGCGCAAGGTCACAGCTCGACGAGGCGGCTGCTCTCATGCTGAGCCAGATCTTGGAAAAGCACGGGCTGGCAGCGGAGGCCTTGCCGCCAAACACCTTATTGACCTCGGGCATGGTGCAACTTGCTGAACGCGATCCCGCCTTGATTTGCCTTTGTTATATCGGCCCGCAGAGCGCTGCCCACATGAAGTATGCCCTCAGGCGCCTTCGCCGTCACATGCCCTTGGCGATCCTTGTTCTTGGGCAGCTGTCGCAAGTTTCGGATCCCAAAACAGACGATAAAGGCCCGTCGCTGGCCGATGCTGTGGAAACTTCTCTCCGAGGCATCTGCAGGGTCTGTCTGAAATTCGCGGCGAAGGGGGCTCCGACGTGA